In the genome of Bremerella sp. P1, the window ACTTTCTATTCGACACGTCGGTGCCCGAGGAGCAGAGCGTTTGGCCATGCACTTCGGGACGATCGATAAATTGATGGAAGCATCGGAAGAAGAGATCGGCGAAATCGAAGACATCGGGGACGTAATCGCCAAGAGTGTCCGGGAGTTTTTCCATAGCGAGTTTGGAAAAGAGACCATTGAAGATCTCCGCGGCGTAGGAATTTCAATGGAAACCGCCCAGCGAGGCGAAGATGCCGGACCAGCCGTCTTCGACGGGATGACGTTCGTTGTCACAGGCACACTCGAGAAATACACACGTGACGAAATCGAGGAACTGATTCGTGCCCGCGGAGGAAAGGCATCCGGAAGCGTCTCGAAAAAGACGAGTTACGTCGTGGCTGGGGAAAAGGCAGGCAGTAAGCTGGAGAAAGCTCAGGCCCTGGGAGTTAGCGTTCTGAACGAGCAGCAGTTCGCCAATCTTTTAGCAGAAAAAGACGCTGCTGCGGCCACCTGAGCCCAGGCGAACTGGGTTGGTTTCAAACCCGGCGATTTGTTATCGTCACTTCCAGTTAATGGAACAACCGTCGGTTTACTGGCAGAAATTGCCGTGAACTGAGATGCTAGCGTCGCAAGGATGCGTCAAATGCGAGTTTGTGGATTCTCTATTCTGAGAGACGGGGTACGGTTCGGGTACCCGTTTGTTGAGAGCATTAAATCGGTACTACCACTGGTCGACCGGTTCGTCATTCAAGTCGGTGATTGCTCCGACAACTCTCTGGAAGTTTTGAAAGCGATCGACGATCCGAAGATCGATATCGAAATTACGCCATGGGACCCGGCGATGCGAAAGGCTGGCGAAGTGCTGGCCTACCAGACGAATCTAGCGATGGACCGCTGCGACGGCGATTGGTTCTTCTATATCCAAGCCGATGAAGTGATCCACGAGGCCGATTACCCTGTCATTCGTCAGGCGATGGAAGACAACTGGCACAAGCCGTGGGTCGATGGTATTCGCTTTCGATACTTACATTTCCGAGGCGATTACAGCATTCGGGATCCACTGGGTTACCGGCGGCAAGTCCGGATCGTACGCAACGATCCCCAGATTCGCAGCGTCGGCGATGCCTGCGGTTTTGGAAAGAACGGTCACCGATTGCGTTCCAGCCTGATCAATGCCCGTGTGTTTCACTACGGCTATGTCCGTCCTCCCAAGGCGATGGCGGAAAAGGCTGCCCAGTTTCAGCAGTTCTACGTCTTCGACAAGAAGGGCAATCAGGTCACCAAGATTAAGGATCGCCCATTGGAAGAAGTGGACGAATACATCTACGACATGCAGTCGTGTGTTCCGTACAAGGGGACGCATCCCGCTTTGATGGCCGATCGAATCGAGGCCAAAGATTGGGAAACGCCTGATTTCAAGCATGTTCCGCTGTGGCGTAACAAATTCTGGTGGCATGGCCGGCTGAAGAAGGCGATTCCCCAGATCTTCAACCCCAAGCAGCCGCGCGTCGACGAGGGCTCGCCGAAGTTAGAGCCGACCACCACCTCTGTGCAACCGGAAACCCGGGCCAAAGCGGCCTAGCGCCGATCACTTCGCCACGGAGCAAGAGCTGCTCATTCCGAAGACGCCGGGGCGACCGTGAAGTGACAAGAAAAAGTAAAAGGCCATCCAAGTTGGATGGCCTTTTTGTTTCGCAGTGCTGTGAACGACTTGGGTCGACTACTTCGACGAAGGTTCGATGTCTTTCAGCGAACGTCCTAGTCGCTTTCGGCTGCCGCCTCGCGTGCCGCTACCGGAGCTGGACGAGTTGCTAATCTTCTGGGTCTTGGCATTTTGCAGGAAGCCCAGCATGTTGTTGTCGGAACCTTCGGCTTCGGTTGGCATTCCGATTTCTTCCACGGCGTCCGAAACGCCTAGCAAGACAGCCGACTTGACTCCGTTACGCATCCATTCGAAGAAATTGAAGTTATTGCTCATTATCCAATTACCTTTTCTTACCGCCCGAGACTTACGTGGGTGCGGAAAGTAGCAGGATGGCTGGGGTGGGTCCAGATCAAAACGGACGCTGGTAATCCTAGGAGTAGTTCATTCGCTACAACCGGAACCACCCTTCATGAAATTAAACTGGGCAATCTGAAAAGACCTGCATGCTTGCATAAAGGCTGACGATAACCACTGCTATCGTACGGAAACGATTAGCAAATCTTGGATGAATGCTGGCCGCAGGAGGCAGGTGGACGATGAGCGACGCGTATCGCAATCATGATGGGGAAGAACACGCTTACGAACCTTACAGTTGGGGTTCTTTCGCTTTCGGGATCATTCTAGGCGTGGTCCTGGTCTATGTCTTTGCCGTTCGACCTTCGGAAGAACAACTTCACGATCTCAACATTCGCGTCTCGCGTCTGGATCGATCGGTCGAAAAGCTCAGCAAAGCCGCTTCCACGGTGAGTGGTACGAATGATCTGTTGGCTTCCCTGGAAGAACAAAAGATGCTGACGCAACGCGTGAGCGCCGTCAACGATCAACTCCTGGCTCAATTCCAACGGTTGACTTCGATGGAACTCGCCATGCATGAGGCTGAAGTTACCCTCGATCGGATTTCGAGTCTCCATGATCGTGTAGCCAGCCAGTACCCTGCTGCGATTCAGGCAGAACATGCGTTCAATCAATCTGCCAATCTGCACTCGCAGCTGATTCTGGCTCAGGGCGACGTTCGCAAGGCGAAACTGACCCTCGCCGACCTGGTGAACCTGCAAGATCGACTCGTCTTGCAAGCACAGCAAGCGAAGCAGGCGGACCTGGTTCTGCAAAATGTTTTTGCCATGCAGGAAGAACTGGTCGAAGGGCAATCTCGCACGAAAAAGGCCCGACAAGTTGCTAACGACATGATCCAGATTGAAGCCGACTTGATCTGCCAGATGGGAGATTCCCAATTTGCGGTTCAATCTTTGGAGCAACTTCTGACGATGCAAAAACAATTGAATCGCGCCGGATTAGATATGGAGGAAGCGCAGTCCAACGTGGGGGAGCTCCTCGCTCGACTTGGAACCCCGACGCCAGCTTCGTCTCCGTACTCGCCAGTCAATCCGTGGAAAGTGATTCAGAGCCTGACCAGCCAAGTGAGCCAGCAGCGACTGTTGCCGATGAACCCGTCGGAATTGCATCGCTTAGCGGAGCACTTGACCCAGGGTGCACCCCCTGTTGTTGCCGACCTTGTCGCACCCAGTGCTGCGAAGGTCCGCTAAAGCGATTGATACGTCGACTGCGTCGATAGGCTCACCCCAGACAATTGCAGTTTGATACGGCGGCACGGAGGTCATAAGTCCTTGTACGCCAGCATTAAGAGCGTCCCCTGCTGCTCGCAGCTCGGGACGCTCTTTTTTTTTGTCGGATGCTCGTTCGTTGCGCTAACGATTGGTATTGGCAATAGGTAGGAATTTCCTTATATGACTCCTTTCGGTAATTGCCCACCTAGGAGTCCGACAAGGAAGTTCCCCGAATGGGATGGTTCTCTCCACATTCGATCTTGCTCATATCCCTGGCCGCGTTGTTGACGCTAGCGTCGCACTCGCGCGCAGAGGACAAAGCTTCATTCGACGGGATCGGGCTGAGCTACTTCGAGCAGACCCCGACCGAGAAATCAGACGCAGAATTTGTTCACTACCTGATGCCTGAGGATGACGTACAGTCCTCGCTGACATCGGTTTTGGAACTGCCTCCTCTTCCTGAACTTCCCAAGCCAGAGGAAGCGAAGCCTGCGGAGCCCAAACCGGAAGAGGTCGAGAAACCGAAAGAGGCTAAGAAAGACGAGAAGGCGAAAGAAGAGAAACCCAAGGAAGAAGAGGAAGACACCTACGGTTATCTCGAATACGTTCCGTATGGTCAGTACTACCACGTCGATTACTGGTTGGGACAAGCCAAGTGGAAAAACAGTGCTGAGCTTGGGCTCAATGGCCAAACCGGTAATACCGAATCCAACAGCTTGCGCGTTGGTGCCAAAATTAAACGAGAAGGGGAAGGTACCATCTTCTCTGCTGATATCCGACACCTTCGTACGAGCGATGAAGACGGGCTAACGCAGAACAACGCCTACGTGAAACACAAGCTGGAATGGCCGTTGAAGATTCACAAGAACTGGTCTGTGTTCGAGAAAACCGACATCGAGTACGATGAGTTCAAAGCCTTCGACATGCGGTTGGTGTTCAACGGCGGTGTGAGCTACAAGCCATATAAGACAGATGCGACGGATTGGACGTTGTCTGTCGGTTCTGGTTTTTCGCAGGAATACGGTAGTCCTCAGAAGGGGATTATTCCCGAAGCGACGCTTGGCTCTGAGCTAACGCATCAGATTACCGAAAAGCAGTCGTTTCAGATCAAATTTGAATTCTTCCCTGCATTTGAAGCAAATCAGGGCTACCGTAGCGTAACCGATGCGAGCTATACGATTGCGCTGGATCATGGGCTTTCGCTGAAGCTTAGTGCCGAAGATCGTTACGATAGTACGCCCAATAATCGCAAAAGAAACGACCTGGATTACGCCTGTTTGCTGATCTGGCAATTCTAATCGGGGCGATATATCACTTAGCGCATTGCCCTGCGGGTTGGTCTATACTGGGGAGAATTCGGAACGCGTTTCTCGTCCCCAACACGATCTACCTCGGAGCCCTCCTCGATGCGTACCCTATCGCTGTCCTGGTCTTGTCTGCTTCTGTTTGTTCTTTCCGCTTCTGTCTTCGCGGACGACACCAAGTTAAAGGCCTTGATCGTTGATGGTCAAAACAATCATGGTGTCTGGCCTAAAACGACGCAGATGATGAAGTCGTATCTCGAAGGTTCAGGCAAGTTCACCGTCGACGTGGAAACCACCGGAAAGAAGTCTACCGAAGGGTTTGCCCCCAGTTTCAAAGACTATGACGTCGTCATCAGTAATTACAACGGGCAACGCTGGCCGGCGGCTACGGATGAAGCCTTTGTCGAATACGTGAAAAACGGCGGTGGCTTTGTCGTCGTTCACGCGGCGAACAATGCGTTTGGCAATTGGGAAGAGTACAACCGCATTATCGGTCTAGGTGGTTGGGGCGGACGCAATGCTAAAAGCGGCCCGTATGTCTATTTTAACGAGGACCAGGATCTCGTCCGCGATAAGTCCGAAGGCAACGGAGGTCACCACGGGCGGCAGCATCCATTCCAGGTTGTTGTGCGTGACTCGGATCATCCAATCACTTCCGGCATGCCCAAGTCGTGGATGCATACCCAGGACGAACTGTACGATAAGCTTCGTGGCCCAGCCGAAAACATGAAAGTGCTTGCCACGGCCTATGCCGATCCAGCTACCGGTGGAAGTGGCCGACACGAACCGATGATCATGACTATCGACTACGGCAAGGGACGCATCTTCCACACGCCGATGGGCCACGCTGATTATTCGATGGAATGCGTCGGCTTCATCACGACACTGCTTCGCGGAACGGAATGGGCTGCGACTGGCAAAGTGACGGAAGCGATTCCGAGCGATTTTCCCGAACCTAATGCGGAGTCAAAGCGTCCGTACGAAGCGGAAAAGAACTAGCCGCTCGATTAGTAAGTCGGCATGCTTGGGTCGATATCCTGGGCCCAGGCATGAATGCCGCCAGCCATATTCTGCACCTTGGGGAATCCTTGTTGACGCAGCCACTGCGTGACTCGCATACTGCGTCCACCATGGTGGCAATGCACGACAATGTGCCGCTGACGGTGAGATTCCAGTTCGCCCAGGCGATCCTGAATCTCGCTCATGGGAATGAGCGTCGAACCGTCGATACGGACCAGGTCGAATTCATTCTGTTCTCGGCAATCCAGCAGGACGAAATCGGCGTTCTGGTTTTTCAGTTCCTGGACATCGAGACAGGTCGTTTCGATCGGTAGGCTGGTTTCTTCAGACATTTCTTTTTCCTGGCTGTTGAAAGTTGGCGTACCGACGAATCTAAAGGATCAAGCCGTCCATCGTCCAGTAGGACGTAATCTGATAAGTTGATTGGTTTACCGGACGCGCGTCTTTCTTAACCAGTATGCCGATGAGCATGAATCTCGAAGCAACCCGAACTTTCTCGATCGAAATCATCCAAACGCTTCAGGCAGCCGGGTTTCAGGCACTCTGGGCAGGGGGGTGTGTGCGGGACTTGCTACTGGGAAAGCCGTCGAAGGACTTTGATGTCGCCACCAACGCCACCCCAGACCAGGTTCGCGATGTCTTCGGCCATGATCGGACCCTGCCGATCGGAGCTTCGTTCGGGGTCATTACCGTTCAAGGGGGAAAACGCCGCGGCCAGGTCGAAGTTGCCACGTTTCGGACCGATCTGGGATATTCCGATGGTCGACGGCCTGATGATGTTCGCTTCAGCAGTGCCGAGGAAGATGCTCAGCGGCGCGACTTCACCATCAATGGAATGTTCTACGATCCCATCCATAAGAAGGTGCTCGACTATGTCGGGGGACAACGCGATCTGAAGAATCGTCTCGTCCGCAGTATCGGGAACCCTTACAAGCGATTTGAAGAAGATAAGCTGCGAATGCTCAGAGCGGTTCGATTCAGCTCGACTTTCGCCTTTGATCTGGAAATGCAGACGCAGCATGCCGTTCGAGAGTATGCCAGCCATATTCATGTCGTCAGTGCGGAAAGAATCGCGGCCGAGATGCGGCGGATGCTGACCGACGAACGTCGTATGATTGCCGTGCGTATGCTGCGAGACCTCACCTTGCTGCACGAAATTTTGCCGGAAGCAGATTCCACGGTCGGCCACGCGTTGCGGTGGAGCGAGACATACCACTCCCTCGAACGTTTGCCGGTAGGTGACTTTCGGGTGGCAATGGCGCTACTACTAAGATATGCGTGCCAGGACAGTCTGCTTAACGGCAAGCCGCTCAAGCCCATCTATCCAGCTGACGAGGTATGTCGTCGTTGGAAATTGACCAACGACGAGGCCAAAATCATTCAATGGTTGTTGCGATATGAGCACACGATTCGCCACGCAGATCAGGTTGCCTGGCCAAAGCTTCAGCGGTTACTCATTGCAGATCCGGCACCACTTTTGATTGCCATGGGGTACGCCGTGCAGCGAGCCCGTGACAATTCGACGGTTGGTGTAGAGCATGCCGAGTCATGCCTGAGCCTTCCTGAGGAAGAATTGAATCCCGACCCGCTCCTTTCCGGTAGCGACCTGATAAAGGCCGGTTTCACACCCGGCCCGCAGTTCCATCGCGTGCTCGAGACAATTCGCGATGAGCAGTTGGAGAAGCGCCTGAACACGACAGACGAAGCCTTGGCTTTTGCCAAAGCAAATTGGGAATAAGAGCGACGCTCACCTACGACAAACGCAACACAGAACAGACGACTGAAGGACAACTCAATGGACTTGCTGCTGGAATTGATCATTCGCTGGGCCCATATCCTACCGGCCATCATCCTGGTTGGTGGCACGCTCTACATGGTCTTCGCCTTGCATCCCGCGATGCAGGCCACCGAGTTCGACGAAAAGGCGGAACTGAAGTCCGCTATCCGGGCGCGGTGGGCCAAGGTGGTGATGATCTGTGCCGGCATCGTAGTGCTTAGCGGGATTGCGTCACTTGTCCTCCAGGCCACCACCTACGATTTTCCCCAGAAGTATTACCATCCGGTCGCGGGAATGAAGTTCTTGTTGGCCTTGGCAATCCTCTACATCGCCAGTTTGCTGACAGGGCGTAGCAAGAATGCGGAGAAGTTTCGCGAGAAGGAGGCTTTCTGGTTGAAGCTCAATGCCTCGCTGGCGGTCATCCTGGTTCTGATGGCCGGCACGCTACGAGTGGCCGAACGCGAGCCCAAAAGTGCCGATTCTGCTGATTCTGCGGACCCAACCCCTTCCCTGGAACAGCCAAGCGGCGAGAATTCTTAACGTTCGGGGGGAAAGCGACTAAGATGGAGTCACACCGGTGGCTGCCATCATGGACGCTATTGGTGACGAATTTCCCCCCTTCGACGATAGGTATGCCTGCCATGTCCGACCGAAACGAGGCCTTGGCCGTTTTGAAGCAAGCTCGCGATGCCCTTCTGGCTCGTATGACGGAAGCGATTCTCGAACAAGCCGAAGAGATCGTTGCCGATGCGGAAGGACACTCGTTCCTCAGCGAGATCGAAACGCTGTACGACCAGATGGGAAATAAACTGGCTCATCTGAATCAGATGATCTCTAATCTGCCGGCCGAGCCGCAACCCCAAGAGGACGCTTTCGCGTACGATCGGGAAGATCACGCGGAAGAAGCACCAAAGCCACGTTTGCCGCATTTCCCAGTCGCAGCGCAAGCGGAAATCGAACTTTCGCCAAGCAGCGTCCAGCGCGAAGACTTGATCGGGCTTCCCGCTCCTGGCGTTAGTCAGCCAAAGGCCCCGGCTTTCGCTCGTTTTGTTTCCCACATCGAACAAGGCGAAACCGATCAGGCGGGAGATGTGATCGCTCAAATCTTAGGGCTATCCCCTTTTAGTGGCATAAAGTGCGCTGAAACATTCGCTGCCCGGTACGAATGTGATACGGCCGTCGTCGTCAAGGCAATGCGTATTCGGCAGGAGCTTACCCAGCACCGTTTCAACGATGCGTTGATGCTGATGCACGAGTGCTTCGGGCTTCAGGGAATTGAAGCGATGATTGCCCTGCAAAAGATGCGTGAGATCATTGCCGCTCCCTCGAGCAGCTAGTACAACACAACCTTTTCATCAAACGAAACTTGGGAGTCTTCATGGATAAGAAGCAAAAGAAGCGTCTCGATATTCTGCAGAAGAAGATGCAAACCTTGAATCAGAAGCTGGCTGGCGTCAAGGAACAAGCGGACGAGCCCGGCGAGGTGGAAGCGGTCGAACAGGAAATTGCCAAGACACGGGCAGAAATCGAAAAGATCAAAGCTTCCTAAAAAGATTCGCATCTCACGCGGCGGTTGCTTAAACTGCTAGTCACCTCTCGTCCCTCCTTTTCCCTCCCTCAGGACGATCACTGTGATGCGACGTACTCGAGTCTTCTCCATGGCAGGCACATCTTTCGTGCTTGCTTTTGTGTTGTTTTCCATTGCCAACGCCCAGGATGCCGTTCGCGTCCTTCCGCCAGGACAGATTCCTGACGATGCCCGTCTGGCTCCACCCAAGGACCTGGAAGGGTACTTCCCGTTCTCGCCCCCAGCGAGTGCCGCCCAATGGAACGTTCGGGCAGAAGAAGTTCGCACTCAACTGAAAGTCGCGTTGGGACTTTGGCCCATGCCACCAAAGACCCCATTGAACTACGAAGTGGTCGGTCGTCGCGAGTTCGAGGACTACGCGGTATCGAATGTGCGATTCGAGAGCGTACCGGGTCTGTTTGTTACCGGGAATCTTTATGAACCACTAGGGAAGGAAGGCCCTTTTCCCGGAGTCCTTTGTCCGCATGGACATTGGGCAAACGGGCGGTACTATGTTGCCGATGCCAAGGCCCTGAAAGAACAGCTTGAAAGCGGCGCAGAAACTGACCCGGTAGCGGCCGAAAATCCGATTCAGGCTCGCTCCGTCCATTTGGCACGGATGGGATGTGTCGTGTTTCAAGTTGATATGCTCGGCTATGCCGATAGTCAGCAACTGTCGTTCGACTTGGTTCACAAGTTTGGCAAGCAGCGTCCCGAAATGAACACGAATGAGCGTTGGGGGTTCTTCAGTCCTCAGGCCGAATCGCATTTGCAATCGGTCATGGGCCTGCAGATCTGGAACTGCATCCGTTCGCTCGATGTACTCGAAAGTCTATCGAGTGTCGACAAGTCCCGCCTGGCCATTACCGGTGCCAGTGGCGGAGCGACGCAAACGATGTTGGTTGCGGCCATTGATCCTCGCGTTGCTGTCTCTTTTCCGGCGGTCATGGTTTCGACTGCGATGCAGGGAGGTTGCACGTGCGAGAACTGTTCGCTCCTTCGAGTCGGAACAGGCAATGTTGAATTCGCGGCGCTCTTCGCTCCCAAGCCTCAGGGACTCACGTCGGCCGATGACTGGACGGTCGAATTTGAAACTAAAGGGTTTCCAGACCTGAAGAAACTATATGGTTTGCTGGACGCCGAAGACCAGGTTCAACTCACCGCGCGAACCGAGTTTAAGCACAACTACAACGCCATCGCTCGCAAAGCGATGTATGAGTTGTTCAACAAGCAGTTCGATCTAAATGCGTCGACTGAGGAGAGACCATTTCAGCGGCTTGGCATCGAAGAACTCTCCGTTTGGACCGATGAGAATCGGCCATCCTACGAACCAGAGTTTGAACGAGATCTACTTGGGACGTTAACGAAACAGTCGGAAGAACAGATCCAGCCGCTGCTTTCGGGCGACGCGGCAGCTTTCGGCAAGTACCGTCAGATGGTGAATGCGGCATTGGAAGTCATCGTGGGATGGCACCAGCCTGCCGCGGATCAGCTAGATTTTGACGTAAAGAATAAGCAGCAGCAGGAAGATTTCCTGATGATTGCCGGCTTGTTGCATAACGAGAAGAACAAGTCCCAATTGCCGGCTCTCTTTCTTTATCCCAATGAGAATTGGAATGGTCATACCGTGCTTTGGCTATCCAAAGATGGAAAGTCAGGCGTATTCGACGAGGGAGGGCGGCTCAAGTCGGAAGTCGCCAAGCTGGTATCCTCGGGGATCTCGGTTGCCTCGATCGATATGATCTACCAGGGGGAGTTTCTGCCCGATGGTCAGCCTTTTCAGGAAACACCGCGGGTCGAGAATAAACGAGAAGCTGCGGCTTACACGCTTGGGTATAACCGCTCGATCGCGGTCGAGCGTGTTCACGATATTCTGGCCATGGCAGCGTTCATGCGCGGCCACGACCGTCAGCCGAAATCGATCGGCCTGGTCGCCCTCGATCCAAATATGGCTGCACTGGGTAGTGTCGCACTTGCCACCCAGTCCGAT includes:
- a CDS encoding ThuA domain-containing protein; amino-acid sequence: MRTLSLSWSCLLLFVLSASVFADDTKLKALIVDGQNNHGVWPKTTQMMKSYLEGSGKFTVDVETTGKKSTEGFAPSFKDYDVVISNYNGQRWPAATDEAFVEYVKNGGGFVVVHAANNAFGNWEEYNRIIGLGGWGGRNAKSGPYVYFNEDQDLVRDKSEGNGGHHGRQHPFQVVVRDSDHPITSGMPKSWMHTQDELYDKLRGPAENMKVLATAYADPATGGSGRHEPMIMTIDYGKGRIFHTPMGHADYSMECVGFITTLLRGTEWAATGKVTEAIPSDFPEPNAESKRPYEAEKN
- a CDS encoding alpha/beta hydrolase family protein; the encoded protein is MRRTRVFSMAGTSFVLAFVLFSIANAQDAVRVLPPGQIPDDARLAPPKDLEGYFPFSPPASAAQWNVRAEEVRTQLKVALGLWPMPPKTPLNYEVVGRREFEDYAVSNVRFESVPGLFVTGNLYEPLGKEGPFPGVLCPHGHWANGRYYVADAKALKEQLESGAETDPVAAENPIQARSVHLARMGCVVFQVDMLGYADSQQLSFDLVHKFGKQRPEMNTNERWGFFSPQAESHLQSVMGLQIWNCIRSLDVLESLSSVDKSRLAITGASGGATQTMLVAAIDPRVAVSFPAVMVSTAMQGGCTCENCSLLRVGTGNVEFAALFAPKPQGLTSADDWTVEFETKGFPDLKKLYGLLDAEDQVQLTARTEFKHNYNAIARKAMYELFNKQFDLNASTEERPFQRLGIEELSVWTDENRPSYEPEFERDLLGTLTKQSEEQIQPLLSGDAAAFGKYRQMVNAALEVIVGWHQPAADQLDFDVKNKQQQEDFLMIAGLLHNEKNKSQLPALFLYPNENWNGHTVLWLSKDGKSGVFDEGGRLKSEVAKLVSSGISVASIDMIYQGEFLPDGQPFQETPRVENKREAAAYTLGYNRSIAVERVHDILAMAAFMRGHDRQPKSIGLVALDPNMAALGSVALATQSDAFDFGVLKTDGFRFGHVDSIRSPDLIPGGAKYGDVPGFLAMASPMLLRVMGEDKASEKPVRLAYEREGKQAMLTDTDSDVSPVDWIMNQLSAVATQ
- a CDS encoding CCA tRNA nucleotidyltransferase; protein product: MSMNLEATRTFSIEIIQTLQAAGFQALWAGGCVRDLLLGKPSKDFDVATNATPDQVRDVFGHDRTLPIGASFGVITVQGGKRRGQVEVATFRTDLGYSDGRRPDDVRFSSAEEDAQRRDFTINGMFYDPIHKKVLDYVGGQRDLKNRLVRSIGNPYKRFEEDKLRMLRAVRFSSTFAFDLEMQTQHAVREYASHIHVVSAERIAAEMRRMLTDERRMIAVRMLRDLTLLHEILPEADSTVGHALRWSETYHSLERLPVGDFRVAMALLLRYACQDSLLNGKPLKPIYPADEVCRRWKLTNDEAKIIQWLLRYEHTIRHADQVAWPKLQRLLIADPAPLLIAMGYAVQRARDNSTVGVEHAESCLSLPEEELNPDPLLSGSDLIKAGFTPGPQFHRVLETIRDEQLEKRLNTTDEALAFAKANWE
- a CDS encoding DUF481 domain-containing protein — protein: MGWFSPHSILLISLAALLTLASHSRAEDKASFDGIGLSYFEQTPTEKSDAEFVHYLMPEDDVQSSLTSVLELPPLPELPKPEEAKPAEPKPEEVEKPKEAKKDEKAKEEKPKEEEEDTYGYLEYVPYGQYYHVDYWLGQAKWKNSAELGLNGQTGNTESNSLRVGAKIKREGEGTIFSADIRHLRTSDEDGLTQNNAYVKHKLEWPLKIHKNWSVFEKTDIEYDEFKAFDMRLVFNGGVSYKPYKTDATDWTLSVGSGFSQEYGSPQKGIIPEATLGSELTHQITEKQSFQIKFEFFPAFEANQGYRSVTDASYTIALDHGLSLKLSAEDRYDSTPNNRKRNDLDYACLLIWQF
- a CDS encoding rhodanese-like domain-containing protein, yielding MSEETSLPIETTCLDVQELKNQNADFVLLDCREQNEFDLVRIDGSTLIPMSEIQDRLGELESHRQRHIVVHCHHGGRSMRVTQWLRQQGFPKVQNMAGGIHAWAQDIDPSMPTY